The genomic window AGGTGACGGGGGTCCGGAACCTGGAGACGATCCGGACGCGGCTGCGGCCGTCGATGGTCCGCCGCGTCCGCCAGGAGGTGCTCGACCAGCTCCCGCCGAGGACCGACACGCGCATCCCCGTGGAGATGACCGCCGAGCAGATGGAGGAGCACGAGGCCCTGAACCAGCCGATCGCGGCCCTCGTCTCGATCTCGTACCGCCGCCCGCTCACGCAGGTCGAGTTCCTCCGGCTGATGAGCCTGCTGACGACGCAGCGGATCATCTCCAACGGCCTGGCCCAGCACCAGTTCAAGGACGTCTGGCCGGACATCCGCCGCAGGCGGCCCGAGGAGCGCATCCTGAGAGAGCTCGGCGCCCCGAAGCTCCAGGAGCTTCGTCAGCTCGTCCGGCAGGTTGTCCTGGACCAGGGCCGCAAGGCGGTGATCTTCAGCCAGTGGCGTCGGATGCTGCTGCTGGCCCAGTGGGCCGTGGCCGACATCCTCGCGGAGCAGCACCTCCGGTCGGGCTTCTTCACCGGCGCCGAGCCCCAGAAGAGGCGGACCGAGAACATCGTCAATTTCCACGACGACGACGCGTTCCGGGTCCTCTTCGCGAGCGACGCGGGGGGCGTCGGCCTGAACCTCCAGCGGGCGGCCAACTGCGTGATCAACCTCGAGTTGCCGTGGAACCCGGCCGTGCTGGAGCAGCGGATCGGGCGGGTGTACCGGCTGGGCCAGAAGCAGCCGATCGACGTGTTCAATCTCGTGGCGGAGCAGGGGATCGAGTCGCGCATCGCCGACCTGGTCGGCAACAAGCAGGCGTTCTTCAAGGGCCTCTTCGACGGCGACAGCGACTCCATCCGCTTCGACCAGTCCGGCTCCTTCCTCTCGAGGGTCCAGAAGCTCTACGACCCCGAGGGCAAGGCCGCCGCGGCCGGAGCCGCGAGGGGCGACGAGCCGGCCGACCTGCCTGGCGTCGATCCCGACGGCAGCCCGGACGATTCCATCGACGACCCCTACGAGGAGATGATCGAGGCCGGGGACGAGGCCCTGGACCGGGACGAGCCCGCCTCCGCCCTCGCGGCGCTCTCCCCGGAGGCCGGGCCGCTCGCCCTGCCCGCGCCCGGGGCGCCCTCCGCCCCGCCCGACGCCGAGTCGCCGCCGGCCCAGGCCTCCGAGGCCCCCGCGCCGGTCGATGGCGAGGCCGCCCGGCCCCCGGGCGGGTCGGCGGCGGCGCCCTCGATGGGCGAGGTCCGCGAGCTGTTCTCCCGCCTCCAAGTCCGTCGCGGCGAGGCGGGGAAGATCGTCATCGAGGCGCCCGCCGACGCGGCGACGACCCTCGGCGCCCTGTTCGAGGGCATGGCCGCGCTGCTCCAGGCCGCGGCGAAGGCGGAGGGGTGAACCCCGAAGGCCCCGCGCGAGGCCCCCGGTTGCGGTCGGGTCGGGGCCGTGGCATGCTGAACATGATCCGTCTCGCCGCCCTCGACCCGGCCGCATGCCCGGCCGCCCAGCCATCGCTGGCCGACGCACCGGGCAGAGGTCGAGGCGTCTCCCTACCGACCCACGAGCATGCAAGGAGAGCCTGGTCCATGAAACGACGCGATTTCCTCACCCGCGCCGCGATCGCCGGCGCGGCCGGCCCGTTCGTCGGCGGCACCGTGCCGTCCTTCGCCGCCGCCGCCCAGGGCCGCTCCCCGAACGAGAAGGTCCGTTTCGCGTGTATCGGGGTGGGGGGCAAGGGGGACAGCGACACCAACGACGCCGGCGCGCACGGCGAGATCGTGGCCCTCTGCGACGTCGACGCCCGCACCCTCGACAAGATGGGCGATAAGTACCCGAAGGCCAAGAAGTACTACGACTATCGCAAGATGCTCGAGGAGCTCGGCGACAAGATCGACGCGGTCACCGTCTCCACGCCGGACCACACGCACGCCCCGGCGAGCGTCATGGCCATGAGGATGGGCAAGCACTGCTTCTGCCAGAAGCCGCTGACCTGGTCCATCGAGGAAGCCCGCCTGATGCGGACCCTCGCCGCCGAGAAGAACCTCTGCACCCAGATGGGCAACCAGGGCACCGCCGCGGACGGCTTCCGCCAGGGCGTCGAGACGGTCCGCTCCGGCGCGATCGGGGCCGTCAAGGAGATCCACGTCTGGACCAATCGGCCGATCTGGCCGCAGGGGATCCCCCGGCCCAAGGAGACGCCAGGCGTCCCGAACCACATCCGCTGGTACGAGTTCCTCGGCGCGGCACCCGACCAGCCCTACCACCCGGCCTACGGGGCGTTCAACTGGCGCG from Aquisphaera giovannonii includes these protein-coding regions:
- a CDS encoding Gfo/Idh/MocA family protein — its product is MKRRDFLTRAAIAGAAGPFVGGTVPSFAAAAQGRSPNEKVRFACIGVGGKGDSDTNDAGAHGEIVALCDVDARTLDKMGDKYPKAKKYYDYRKMLEELGDKIDAVTVSTPDHTHAPASVMAMRMGKHCFCQKPLTWSIEEARLMRTLAAEKNLCTQMGNQGTAADGFRQGVETVRSGAIGAVKEIHVWTNRPIWPQGIPRPKETPGVPNHIRWYEFLGAAPDQPYHPAYGAFNWRGWLDFGTGALGDMACHTINVAAMALELFDPESVEVVDTSGIVDHASYPAWSIIRTHFGARNGRPPLTMTWYDGGDKLPEGKKAFRELLYGQKLPDSGLLLVGEQGSFFSENDYGAEHTLLPGDRYKDFKEPDVKLPRSPGHFTEWVEAIKTGNPKKALSNFDYAGRLTETVLLGVVALKAGTKIEWDADAMKARNCPDADQYIRRNYRKGFSIH